From a single Planctellipticum variicoloris genomic region:
- a CDS encoding MoaD/ThiS family protein, which yields MPVQLFARAADLAGTARLMVSLRNPFTVQQLRRDLGVACPALETIQSSLLIAVDRRYAGPETVIGAKSDVACFPPVSGG from the coding sequence GTGCCGGTGCAGTTGTTCGCGCGGGCGGCGGATCTGGCGGGGACCGCCCGACTGATGGTGTCGCTGCGGAACCCTTTTACTGTTCAGCAGTTGCGGCGAGACCTGGGCGTCGCCTGTCCGGCTCTGGAGACGATTCAGAGTTCGCTGCTGATCGCCGTCGATCGGCGGTATGCAGGGCCGGAGACGGTAATCGGCGCGAAGTCGGACGTGGCCTGCTTTCCGCCGGTGAGCGGGGGGTAG
- a CDS encoding molybdenum cofactor biosynthesis protein MoaE — MIELTNAEIDYQQLTERVRSPRAGAVILFLGTVREFTQGRQTVALDYDAYPDMARSQLAELEAEARDRWPVVECAISHRLGRLELGDVSVAVAVSCPHRRDAFEAGQFLIDELKVRVPIWKKENWADGQTEWVHPAGSATPMPETAR; from the coding sequence ATGATTGAACTGACCAACGCGGAAATTGACTACCAGCAGCTCACCGAGCGGGTGAGATCGCCGCGGGCGGGGGCGGTGATCCTGTTTCTGGGGACCGTGCGGGAGTTTACGCAGGGACGTCAGACCGTTGCGCTCGACTACGACGCCTATCCGGACATGGCCCGCAGCCAGCTCGCAGAGCTGGAGGCCGAGGCTCGCGACCGCTGGCCGGTGGTGGAATGCGCCATTTCCCACCGGCTGGGACGGCTGGAACTGGGGGATGTCAGCGTGGCGGTGGCGGTGAGCTGTCCGCATCGGCGGGATGCGTTCGAAGCCGGGCAGTTTCTGATCGACGAACTAAAAGTTCGCGTGCCGATCTGGAAGAAAGAAAACTGGGCGGACGGGCAGACCGAGTGGGTGCATCCCGCGGGTTCAGCCACACCGATGCCGGAGACCGCACGATGA
- the moaA gene encoding GTP 3',8-cyclase MoaA, with the protein MNAPLIDSFGRVHDNLRISVTDRCNIRCFYCMPAENVTFMDRRDLLTFEELERFARIAVTLGITKLRLTGGEPLVRRNLDELVRRLAAVPGIQDIGLTTNGLLLADQAEALFAAGLRRINVSLDALDPVRFKEFTRRDGYEKVIEGIHAAKRAGFDPIKINAVSVRGMTEDQVVPFGHFARETGVEVRFIEYMPLDADAAWEREKVLFAQEIVDQLSAEIQPLVALPPRDTRAPATDYEFADGIGRIGFIASVSQPFCLSCNRIRITADGKLRNCLFSLEETDLRGLLREGAPDDEIAALVRQSVSAKKEGHEINTARFVQPERPMYSIGG; encoded by the coding sequence ATGAACGCTCCCCTGATCGATTCGTTCGGGCGCGTGCACGACAATTTGCGGATCAGCGTGACCGATCGTTGCAACATCCGCTGCTTCTATTGCATGCCGGCGGAAAACGTCACGTTCATGGATCGTCGCGACCTGCTCACCTTCGAAGAACTCGAACGGTTCGCGCGGATCGCGGTGACTCTGGGAATCACGAAGTTGCGGCTGACGGGCGGGGAGCCGCTGGTCCGCCGTAACCTGGACGAACTGGTCCGGCGGCTGGCGGCGGTCCCGGGAATTCAGGATATCGGCCTGACCACCAACGGGCTGCTGCTCGCCGATCAGGCGGAGGCGCTCTTCGCGGCCGGGCTGCGACGGATCAATGTCAGCCTGGACGCTCTCGATCCGGTGCGATTCAAGGAGTTCACGCGACGCGACGGCTATGAGAAGGTGATCGAGGGGATTCACGCCGCGAAGCGGGCGGGATTCGATCCGATCAAGATCAACGCAGTTTCCGTGCGCGGCATGACCGAAGATCAGGTTGTGCCCTTCGGCCACTTTGCCCGCGAGACGGGGGTCGAGGTGCGGTTTATCGAGTACATGCCGCTGGATGCCGATGCCGCGTGGGAGCGGGAGAAGGTGCTGTTCGCTCAGGAAATCGTCGATCAACTGTCGGCGGAGATTCAGCCGCTGGTGGCTCTTCCGCCGCGGGATACGCGGGCGCCGGCGACGGACTATGAATTTGCGGACGGCATCGGACGGATCGGCTTTATCGCCTCGGTGAGCCAGCCGTTCTGCCTGAGCTGTAACCGGATCCGGATCACCGCGGACGGCAAGCTGCGCAACTGTCTGTTCAGCCTGGAAGAAACGGACTTGCGCGGACTGCTGCGCGAGGGAGCGCCGGATGACGAGATCGCGGCACTTGTCCGGCAGTCCGTGTCGGCGAAGAAAGAGGGGCACGAGATCAACACGGCCCGGTTCGTGCAGCCGGAGCGGCCGATGTACTCGATTGGCGGTTGA
- a CDS encoding aminotransferase class V-fold PLP-dependent enzyme gives MRIYLDNAATTFPKPPEVYTAVGQYQRELGAPVGRGAYLEAIEVQRRVDRCRQLAAELLGAGDPRRIVFTFNGTDSLNLALQGLIRPGDHVVTTAAEHNSVLRPLRWLSERRGIRLTVVPCDPTGLVSVEGIREACQAPTRLVCVTHASNVTGSVQPIEEIGQTARSAGALMVLDAAQSAGQWPIDLGALPVDVLCCSGHKGLLGPLGTGLVWLGPAAEEQIDDYRLGGTGTQSEKEEQPETLPDRFESGNHNAPGLLGLGAALEWLRTTGIETVARHERELTGRLLEGLAGIPEVKVHGPAAEAPRTGVVSVTVDGYEPQTLAALLDEHFGVQTRAGFHCAPRIHAALGTAATGGTLRFSIGPFNTTDHIDAAVEGMRELAGAV, from the coding sequence ATGCGGATCTATCTCGACAATGCGGCGACGACGTTTCCGAAGCCTCCCGAGGTCTACACGGCGGTGGGCCAGTATCAGCGGGAGCTGGGGGCTCCGGTCGGTCGGGGGGCGTATCTGGAGGCGATCGAGGTTCAGCGGCGGGTCGATCGCTGCCGGCAACTGGCGGCCGAGTTGCTGGGGGCCGGCGATCCCCGGCGGATCGTCTTCACGTTCAACGGCACCGACAGCCTGAACCTGGCGCTGCAGGGACTGATCCGGCCGGGCGATCATGTGGTGACGACCGCCGCCGAGCATAACTCGGTGCTGCGACCGCTGCGATGGTTGTCAGAACGGCGCGGCATCCGCCTGACCGTCGTCCCCTGCGATCCAACGGGACTGGTTTCCGTCGAGGGCATCCGCGAGGCCTGCCAGGCGCCGACGCGACTGGTGTGCGTCACCCATGCGTCGAACGTGACGGGATCCGTGCAGCCGATCGAGGAGATCGGACAAACTGCGCGATCGGCCGGGGCGCTGATGGTGCTGGATGCGGCCCAGTCGGCGGGGCAGTGGCCGATCGACCTGGGGGCGCTCCCGGTGGATGTGCTCTGCTGCTCAGGGCACAAGGGACTGCTGGGGCCGTTGGGAACCGGGCTGGTCTGGCTGGGGCCTGCGGCGGAGGAGCAGATCGACGATTACCGGCTGGGGGGCACGGGAACGCAGAGCGAGAAGGAAGAGCAGCCGGAGACGCTCCCCGACCGATTCGAATCGGGAAATCACAACGCGCCGGGGCTGCTGGGGCTGGGTGCGGCGCTGGAGTGGCTGCGGACGACCGGAATCGAGACGGTCGCCCGTCACGAACGCGAACTGACGGGTCGGCTGCTGGAGGGACTGGCCGGGATTCCGGAGGTGAAAGTCCATGGCCCGGCTGCGGAGGCTCCACGGACGGGAGTCGTCAGCGTCACGGTCGACGGATACGAACCGCAGACCCTGGCGGCGCTGCTGGACGAGCACTTCGGCGTGCAGACGCGGGCCGGTTTTCACTGCGCGCCGCGGATTCATGCGGCGCTCGGCACCGCAGCGACCGGAGGAACGCTCCGGTTCAGCATCGGGCCGTTCAATACGACGGACCACATTGACGCCGCGGTGGAGGGGATGCGGGAGCTGGCGGGGGCGGTGTAG
- a CDS encoding putative metallopeptidase — protein sequence MSETAATFDFTSSMRSLCEDIAARVPDFQHLRMEQVAVTFAQARHSALHGLQAKLTPMRFENGGLVTRRGRRQWTVRRLFAGEHEILYILTFYLPRFLDQPLREKLITVFHELYHISPRFDGDIRRLDGRYHVHSHSQREYDRQMGELSERYLATRPPEHLWGFLREDFRKLVARHGRVVGVRLPIPRLVPLPNSRSA from the coding sequence GTGTCAGAAACTGCGGCGACCTTTGACTTTACGAGCTCCATGCGGAGCCTCTGTGAAGACATCGCCGCCCGGGTCCCCGACTTTCAGCACCTCCGCATGGAACAGGTCGCGGTCACTTTCGCCCAGGCCCGCCATTCCGCCCTCCACGGCCTGCAGGCCAAACTGACCCCCATGCGGTTCGAAAACGGCGGCCTTGTCACTCGCCGCGGCCGCCGCCAATGGACCGTCCGCCGCCTCTTCGCCGGCGAACACGAGATTCTCTACATCCTCACGTTCTATCTCCCCCGGTTCCTCGATCAGCCGCTGCGGGAGAAGCTCATTACCGTCTTCCACGAGCTGTACCACATCAGCCCGCGGTTCGACGGCGACATCCGCCGGCTCGACGGCCGCTACCACGTCCACAGCCACAGCCAGCGCGAATACGACCGGCAGATGGGCGAGCTCTCCGAGCGATATCTTGCAACTCGTCCCCCGGAGCACCTCTGGGGGTTCCTCCGCGAAGACTTCCGCAAACTCGTCGCCCGCCACGGCCGAGTCGTCGGCGTCCGCCTGCCGATCCCGCGGCTGGTCCCGCTGCCAAACAGCCGCAGCGCGTAA
- the groL gene encoding chaperonin GroEL (60 kDa chaperone family; promotes refolding of misfolded polypeptides especially under stressful conditions; forms two stacked rings of heptamers to form a barrel-shaped 14mer; ends can be capped by GroES; misfolded proteins enter the barrel where they are refolded when GroES binds), with product MAKLISFDEDARKSLLEGVSKLSRAVKSTLGPRGRNAVLDKGWGSPKVTKDGVTVAQDIELEDKYENMGVQLVKEAASKTSDVAGDGTTTATVLAEAIFREGLRFIASGVDAMALGRGVQKAVDAVTAEIKKLAKPVKSDDRKAVETVAAIAGNNDKEIGRILADALLKVGKDGVITVEEGRQVSTEVELVEGMQFERGYLSPHFVTDQDHQVVELDNARILIYEEKISSAKVLVPLLEKVSKSGINLLIIAEDIEGEALATLVVNKLRGIIKVCAVKAPGYGDRRKAMLEDIAILTGGKAIFKDLGVKLENVELSDLGTARKVRIDGENTTVVQGGGKKEAIAGRAEMIRKEITKTDSEYDREKLQERLAKLAGGVAQINVGAHTETEMKERKDLLDDALAATRAALEEGVVPGGGVTLLRAAVGLEKLKLDGDEKFGVELIRNVLDMPLRTIAENAGLDGSVVAHHVRKSKDKSHGYDALNERYGDMFEFGVVDPAKVVRSALQNAASVACLLLTTDAIVVDAPKEESGDDHHHDDHHDMGGMGGMGGMGMPGMGGMGGMGGF from the coding sequence GTGGCAAAGCTGATCAGTTTTGACGAGGACGCGCGGAAGAGTCTGCTGGAGGGGGTCTCCAAGCTGTCGCGAGCCGTCAAGAGCACGTTGGGCCCGCGCGGCCGCAACGCTGTGCTCGATAAGGGCTGGGGGTCGCCGAAGGTGACCAAGGACGGCGTGACCGTCGCTCAGGACATCGAGCTGGAAGACAAATACGAAAATATGGGCGTGCAGCTCGTCAAGGAGGCTGCCTCCAAGACCAGCGACGTGGCCGGCGACGGCACCACCACCGCGACCGTGCTGGCGGAAGCCATCTTCCGCGAGGGTCTGCGGTTCATCGCCTCAGGCGTGGACGCCATGGCCCTGGGCCGCGGCGTGCAGAAGGCGGTCGACGCCGTGACGGCGGAGATCAAGAAGCTGGCCAAGCCGGTGAAGTCGGACGACCGGAAGGCCGTCGAGACCGTCGCCGCGATCGCCGGCAACAACGACAAGGAAATCGGCCGGATTCTGGCCGACGCGCTGCTGAAGGTGGGCAAGGACGGGGTGATCACCGTCGAAGAAGGCCGCCAGGTCAGCACGGAAGTCGAGCTGGTCGAAGGGATGCAGTTCGAGCGCGGTTACCTGTCGCCGCACTTCGTGACCGATCAGGATCACCAGGTTGTCGAACTCGACAACGCCCGCATTCTGATTTACGAAGAGAAGATCAGCTCCGCCAAGGTGCTGGTGCCGCTGCTGGAGAAGGTCTCCAAGTCGGGCATCAACCTGCTGATTATCGCCGAAGACATCGAAGGGGAAGCCCTGGCGACCCTGGTCGTCAACAAGCTGCGCGGGATCATCAAGGTGTGCGCGGTCAAGGCTCCCGGCTACGGCGATCGCCGCAAGGCGATGCTCGAGGACATTGCGATCCTCACCGGCGGCAAGGCCATCTTCAAGGACCTGGGCGTCAAGCTCGAAAACGTCGAGCTGAGCGATCTGGGGACGGCCCGGAAGGTTCGGATCGACGGCGAGAATACGACCGTCGTCCAGGGGGGCGGCAAGAAGGAAGCGATCGCCGGTCGGGCCGAGATGATCCGCAAGGAAATCACGAAGACCGACAGCGAATACGACCGCGAGAAGCTGCAGGAACGGCTCGCCAAGCTGGCGGGGGGCGTGGCGCAGATCAACGTCGGCGCCCACACCGAAACCGAGATGAAGGAACGCAAGGACCTGCTCGACGACGCCCTGGCCGCCACCCGTGCGGCCCTGGAAGAAGGGGTCGTGCCCGGCGGCGGAGTGACTCTGCTGCGAGCGGCGGTCGGCCTTGAGAAGCTGAAGCTGGACGGGGACGAGAAGTTCGGCGTCGAGCTGATCCGCAACGTGCTCGACATGCCGCTGCGGACGATTGCCGAGAACGCCGGTCTCGACGGCTCCGTGGTGGCTCACCACGTCCGCAAGTCGAAGGACAAGAGCCACGGCTACGACGCGCTCAACGAGCGTTATGGCGACATGTTCGAGTTCGGCGTGGTCGATCCTGCGAAGGTCGTCCGCTCCGCGCTGCAGAACGCCGCCAGCGTCGCCTGCCTGCTGCTGACCACCGACGCCATCGTCGTCGATGCTCCGAAAGAAGAGAGCGGCGACGATCACCATCACGACGACCACCACGATATGGGTGGCATGGGCGGGATGGGCGGCATGGGAATGCCGGGCATGGGCGGGATGGGTGGCATGGGCGGGTTCTAG
- the groES gene encoding co-chaperone GroES produces MKSMSLKPLDDRVVVEPLTAEEKTAGGIVLPDAAKEKPQRGKVVAVGPGRLLDNGERHPISLVIGDEVLFAKYGGTEIEVNGKDVKILRESDILAKVLG; encoded by the coding sequence ATGAAGAGTATGTCGCTGAAACCTCTGGATGATCGCGTTGTTGTCGAGCCGCTGACCGCTGAAGAGAAGACCGCGGGGGGGATCGTCCTGCCGGACGCCGCCAAGGAGAAGCCGCAGCGCGGCAAGGTTGTTGCGGTCGGCCCGGGCCGGCTGCTGGACAACGGCGAGCGTCACCCGATTTCGCTGGTGATCGGCGACGAAGTTCTGTTCGCCAAGTACGGCGGGACGGAAATCGAAGTGAACGGCAAGGACGTCAAGATCCTGCGGGAATCGGACATCCTGGCCAAAGTGCTGGGCTAA
- the groL gene encoding chaperonin GroEL (60 kDa chaperone family; promotes refolding of misfolded polypeptides especially under stressful conditions; forms two stacked rings of heptamers to form a barrel-shaped 14mer; ends can be capped by GroES; misfolded proteins enter the barrel where they are refolded when GroES binds) produces the protein MAKQLLFDDRARLKLLRGVDTLTKAVAITMGPTGRNVIIDKSFGNPVVTKDGVTVSKEVELDDPFENMGAKLVNEVASKTSDVAGDGTTTATVLARAIYNEGLRSLTLGANPTVVRKGIDKAVEAAIAFIEKMAKPVSSKQEIAQIGAISANNDRTIGDLIADAMEKVGRDGVITVEEGKGNSTTLELAEGMQFDKGFVSPYFVTHPEEMKCILEDCYILLHEKKISSLREFVPLLEKVAQRGKPLLVVAEDLEGEALTALVVNRLRGVLQICAVKAPGFGDRRKAMMGDMAVLTGGTLISEDLGITLEAVELSHLGRAKRVEVGKEDCTIIEGAGDPAHIKARVDQVRKQIEGTESEYDREKFQERLAKLTGGVAIISVGAATEAEMKQTKARMEDALHATRAAVEEGILPGGGVALLRAIAAVSEVKAKGDEKIGVHIVAKALEAPLRQIVDNGGGDGAVVVDEVRNLPTNQGYDANAGKYTDMYKAGVIDPAKVVKNALLNASSIAGLMLTTQVCVTRTDEPAGGKKKSVEGAVR, from the coding sequence ATGGCGAAGCAACTGCTGTTTGACGACCGCGCCCGCCTGAAGCTGCTGCGCGGCGTGGATACCCTGACCAAGGCGGTCGCGATCACGATGGGGCCGACCGGCCGCAACGTGATCATCGACAAGAGCTTCGGCAACCCGGTGGTTACGAAGGACGGCGTCACGGTCTCGAAGGAAGTCGAACTCGACGATCCGTTCGAGAACATGGGCGCCAAGCTGGTGAACGAAGTCGCCAGCAAGACCAGCGACGTCGCCGGCGACGGCACGACGACCGCCACGGTCCTGGCCCGGGCGATTTACAACGAAGGTCTCCGGAGCCTGACGCTGGGGGCCAACCCCACCGTCGTCCGCAAGGGGATCGACAAGGCGGTCGAAGCCGCGATCGCGTTCATCGAGAAGATGGCCAAGCCGGTTTCGTCGAAGCAGGAGATCGCCCAGATCGGCGCCATCTCCGCCAACAACGACCGCACGATCGGCGATCTGATCGCGGACGCGATGGAGAAGGTCGGCCGCGACGGGGTGATCACCGTCGAGGAAGGGAAGGGGAACTCGACGACCCTCGAACTCGCCGAAGGGATGCAGTTCGACAAGGGGTTCGTTTCCCCGTACTTCGTCACGCATCCGGAAGAGATGAAGTGCATCCTGGAGGATTGCTACATCCTTCTGCACGAGAAGAAGATCTCCAGCCTGCGGGAATTCGTGCCGCTGCTGGAGAAGGTCGCTCAGCGCGGCAAGCCGCTGCTGGTCGTCGCCGAGGACCTGGAAGGGGAAGCCCTGACGGCGCTCGTCGTCAACCGGCTCCGCGGCGTGCTGCAGATCTGCGCCGTCAAGGCGCCGGGCTTCGGCGACCGCCGCAAGGCGATGATGGGCGACATGGCCGTCCTGACGGGCGGCACGCTGATCAGCGAAGACCTGGGGATTACGCTGGAAGCGGTGGAACTGTCGCACCTCGGCCGCGCCAAGCGGGTTGAAGTCGGCAAGGAAGACTGCACGATCATCGAAGGGGCCGGCGACCCGGCTCACATCAAGGCCCGCGTCGATCAGGTGCGCAAGCAGATCGAAGGGACCGAGAGCGAGTACGATCGCGAGAAGTTCCAGGAGCGGCTGGCGAAGCTGACCGGCGGAGTGGCGATCATCTCCGTCGGCGCCGCGACCGAAGCTGAAATGAAGCAGACCAAGGCCCGGATGGAAGACGCCCTGCACGCCACCCGCGCTGCGGTGGAAGAAGGGATCCTCCCGGGCGGCGGCGTGGCCCTGCTGCGGGCCATCGCTGCGGTCAGCGAAGTGAAGGCCAAGGGGGACGAGAAGATCGGCGTGCACATCGTGGCGAAGGCTCTGGAAGCCCCGCTGCGGCAGATCGTCGATAACGGCGGCGGAGACGGCGCGGTGGTGGTGGACGAAGTCCGCAACCTGCCGACCAACCAGGGCTACGACGCCAATGCCGGCAAGTACACGGACATGTACAAGGCCGGTGTGATCGATCCGGCCAAGGTCGTCAAGAACGCGCTGCTGAATGCTTCGTCGATCGCCGGTCTGATGCTCACGACGCAGGTCTGCGTGACCCGCACCGACGAGCCGGCCGGCGGCAAGAAGAAGTCCGTTGAAGGGGCCGTCAGGTAA
- the dnaJ gene encoding molecular chaperone DnaJ: MPTKICYYEILGVEKTASADEIKRAYRKLAGKHHPDRNPGDEEAIAKFKEAAEAFDVLSTPEKKARYDKFGHAGVQGAGGGGGAGFQDVNDIFDAFGDLFGFGDMFGGQKSRRGGGGPRARRGDSLKTSITIELAEAAVGCTRELEILRHVSCVTCGGSGAKPGTSPVNCDYCGGRGQVVQSQGFFRVQTTCPACRGAGQIIREKCEECQGSKVKAERAKLEVRVPAGVDNDMQLCLRGEGEPGENGGPAGDLYVEIRVKAHKMFERLGRDLGCRVPLTYSQAALGTEFDIPTLTGKHRLKILAGTQPGETIRLRGLGMPDPHGGARGDLLVDVTIEVPKKLNKQQEKLLREMAELDNKHVSPHRKSFFEQVKEYFTGQEEASAD; encoded by the coding sequence ATGCCTACCAAAATCTGCTATTACGAAATCCTCGGCGTCGAGAAGACGGCGTCCGCTGATGAGATCAAGCGGGCGTACCGGAAGCTCGCCGGGAAGCATCACCCCGACCGTAATCCCGGGGACGAAGAGGCCATCGCCAAGTTCAAGGAGGCCGCCGAGGCCTTCGATGTCCTCAGCACTCCCGAGAAGAAAGCCCGCTACGACAAGTTCGGCCATGCCGGCGTGCAGGGGGCTGGCGGCGGGGGGGGAGCGGGCTTCCAGGACGTCAACGACATCTTCGACGCGTTCGGCGATCTGTTCGGCTTCGGCGATATGTTCGGCGGGCAGAAGTCGCGACGGGGGGGAGGCGGCCCGCGGGCGCGGCGCGGCGACAGCCTGAAGACGTCGATCACGATCGAGCTGGCTGAGGCGGCCGTCGGCTGCACGCGCGAACTCGAAATCCTGCGGCACGTCTCCTGCGTGACCTGCGGCGGATCGGGGGCCAAGCCCGGCACCAGCCCGGTCAACTGCGACTACTGCGGCGGGCGCGGCCAGGTTGTGCAGTCGCAGGGGTTCTTCCGCGTGCAGACCACGTGTCCGGCCTGTCGCGGTGCGGGGCAGATCATTCGCGAGAAGTGCGAAGAGTGTCAGGGGAGCAAGGTCAAAGCCGAGCGGGCCAAGCTGGAAGTCCGCGTGCCCGCGGGCGTCGACAACGACATGCAGCTCTGCCTGCGGGGCGAAGGGGAGCCGGGCGAGAACGGCGGACCGGCGGGCGATCTGTACGTCGAGATCCGCGTCAAAGCGCACAAGATGTTCGAGCGGCTCGGCCGCGATCTGGGCTGCCGCGTGCCGCTGACGTATTCTCAGGCGGCGCTTGGGACCGAGTTCGATATTCCCACGCTGACCGGTAAACACCGGCTGAAGATTCTGGCCGGGACGCAGCCCGGGGAAACGATCCGACTGCGGGGCCTGGGGATGCCCGATCCGCATGGCGGGGCCCGGGGGGACCTGCTGGTGGACGTGACCATCGAGGTTCCGAAGAAGCTCAACAAGCAGCAGGAAAAGCTGCTCCGCGAGATGGCGGAGCTGGACAACAAGCATGTCAGCCCGCATCGCAAATCGTTCTTCGAGCAGGTGAAGGAATATTTCACCGGCCAGGAAGAGGCGTCGGCTGACTGA
- the grpE gene encoding nucleotide exchange factor GrpE, with protein sequence MTEAPPPNDEAATEGESLDVQLQQALAERDEYKDKWARAMADLDNFRRRIQREMEEDRKYLALPLLKALLPGLDGLDRTLAAAETSKNADDLITGVKMVQKQFESSLGQFGVQAIAAVGLEFDPHIHEAITQMPSADHPPMTVLQDVEKGYLLHDRVVRPSKVIVASQPQP encoded by the coding sequence ATGACTGAAGCTCCCCCTCCGAATGATGAAGCCGCGACCGAAGGCGAGTCGCTCGACGTTCAACTTCAGCAGGCGCTGGCCGAGCGGGACGAGTACAAGGACAAATGGGCGCGGGCGATGGCGGATCTCGACAACTTCCGCCGGCGGATCCAGCGCGAGATGGAAGAGGATCGCAAGTACCTGGCGCTGCCGCTGCTGAAGGCGCTGCTGCCGGGACTGGACGGGCTCGACCGGACGCTGGCTGCTGCGGAGACTTCGAAGAACGCCGACGACCTGATTACCGGCGTGAAGATGGTGCAGAAGCAGTTCGAGTCGTCGCTGGGGCAGTTCGGCGTGCAGGCGATCGCGGCCGTCGGTCTGGAGTTCGATCCGCACATCCACGAAGCCATCACGCAGATGCCGTCGGCCGATCATCCGCCGATGACTGTGCTGCAGGACGTCGAGAAGGGCTATCTGCTGCACGACCGCGTGGTGCGGCCGAGCAAGGTCATTGTGGCGTCGCAACCGCAGCCGTGA
- a CDS encoding FmdB family zinc ribbon protein, whose product MPTYDYTCDACQHGWEEFQPMSAEATKKCPACGKKKARRLIGAGAGLLFKGSGFYITDYRSENYKKGASSDKPSGDSAPKSDSGSSGKSDGGSKSSGGKSGE is encoded by the coding sequence ATGCCTACGTACGACTATACATGCGACGCCTGCCAGCATGGCTGGGAAGAGTTTCAGCCGATGTCGGCCGAGGCGACGAAGAAGTGCCCGGCGTGCGGCAAGAAGAAGGCCCGCCGGCTGATCGGCGCCGGAGCGGGGCTGCTGTTCAAGGGGTCGGGGTTCTACATCACCGACTACCGCAGCGAGAACTACAAGAAGGGGGCGAGCTCGGACAAGCCCTCGGGCGACTCCGCGCCGAAAAGCGATTCCGGCAGTTCCGGCAAGTCCGACGGCGGCTCGAAGTCCTCGGGCGGCAAGTCGGGCGAGTGA
- a CDS encoding tRNA dihydrouridine synthase: MPAEVASAVSDPVGGPISVGGRLLATRYFLAPLAGYTHLAFRRALRELGGLGLATTDLVHATQLVEQKRQSLELIATDASDRPLTVQIFSGVTEHMVAAARWLQDRGYEAIDLNMGCPMAKVNGMGGGARLLCDADNACRLVETVVGSVAIPVTVKMRLGWDRDSISAPYLAARFEAAGIAAVTIHGRTRAQGFSGEVDREGIQAVADAVQAIPVVANGDVRSPDDALQMRRETGCDAVAIGRGAMLDPWIFRKLSDLEAGRPVREPTTDEQTGFLQRHFELMWEQHAERSCTLFRKFAAWYGARLGIPEDLELRLRMFQSMTEFGEILAEIGQRHGERRSPVATALVKVPNGPVERW; this comes from the coding sequence ATGCCCGCCGAAGTTGCCTCAGCCGTTTCCGATCCCGTCGGCGGTCCGATTTCTGTCGGCGGTCGCCTGCTGGCGACGCGGTACTTTCTGGCCCCGCTCGCCGGGTACACGCACCTGGCCTTCCGCCGCGCGCTGCGGGAACTGGGTGGCCTGGGGCTGGCGACCACCGACCTGGTGCATGCCACGCAGCTCGTCGAGCAGAAGCGACAGTCGCTGGAGCTGATCGCCACCGATGCGAGCGACCGCCCGCTGACCGTGCAGATCTTCAGCGGCGTGACCGAGCACATGGTGGCGGCCGCTCGGTGGCTGCAGGATCGGGGCTACGAGGCCATCGACCTCAACATGGGTTGCCCGATGGCCAAGGTCAACGGGATGGGCGGCGGCGCCCGGCTGCTGTGCGATGCCGACAATGCCTGCCGGCTCGTTGAAACGGTCGTCGGCTCAGTGGCGATTCCCGTCACAGTCAAGATGCGGCTGGGCTGGGATCGAGATTCGATCTCGGCCCCCTATCTGGCCGCCCGGTTTGAGGCCGCCGGAATTGCGGCGGTCACGATCCACGGCCGGACCCGGGCGCAAGGCTTCAGCGGCGAAGTCGACCGCGAAGGGATCCAGGCTGTGGCGGACGCGGTGCAGGCGATTCCGGTTGTCGCCAATGGCGATGTCCGCTCGCCCGACGATGCACTGCAGATGCGCCGGGAGACGGGGTGCGACGCCGTCGCCATCGGACGGGGGGCGATGCTCGATCCCTGGATCTTCCGGAAACTGTCCGACCTGGAAGCCGGCCGACCGGTCCGCGAGCCGACGACCGACGAGCAGACCGGCTTTCTGCAACGGCACTTTGAACTGATGTGGGAGCAGCATGCAGAGCGGAGCTGCACGCTGTTCCGCAAGTTTGCCGCCTGGTACGGGGCCCGGCTGGGTATCCCCGAAGACCTGGAACTGCGGCTGCGGATGTTTCAATCGATGACGGAGTTTGGCGAGATTCTGGCGGAAATCGGCCAGCGGCATGGCGAACGACGCAGCCCGGTCGCGACGGCCTTGGTCAAGGTGCCGAACGGGCCGGTCGAGCGTTGGTGA